CGGAGGACAGCGTCGAGCACCTTGGGGAGGGGGCGGAGTGCGATCTCCACAGGCGCACCGCTCGGTATCTTCCCCGCCGCCCGTGCGGGGGCGAAGTCGGAGACCGCCGCCGCCGAGAGATAGTAGTCGGCCCCCTTTCCGACCCCGGCGAGCACCGCCTCCATCATCTCGCCTGCCGTCTCCACATGCACATTCTCGACGCAGGGGACGTGTCCCGCATGGACGACCGTCACCGAGGCCCCGAGGCGGTAGGCTTCAAGGGCCAGGGCCCGGCCCATCTGCCCGGTGGAGCGGGTGGTGAGCACCCGCACGTCGTCGACGGGTTCAGCGCAGGCGCCGCTCGTAATTACGACACGTTTTCCCGCAAGGGGACGGCCAAGGAGGGCGCGCTCGACGTGGAGGGCGATCTCTTCGATACCGGCGATCTTCGCCTTCTCCTCCTCGATCCGCGGGGGGACGACGTCGATTCCCCAGGACTCCAGTTTTGCCAGGTTCTCGACGACGCCGGGGTGGCGGTACATCGACTCGTGCATCGCGGGCACGACGACCACCGGCATACCCCGACCAAGGGCGGTCGTCGCAAAGGTGGTGACAGGCGTGTCGTCGATGCCGTGGGCGATCTTCCCGATCGTGTTCGCGGTGCACGGGGCGACGAGGAGGAGGTCGGCGCACCCCCCCTCCCCGCAGTAGAGGACGTGCTCGACCATGCCGGTGCACCGGGTGATCGCTTCCCGGCCCGTGGCATAGGTGAGGGCGTCGGGGTGGACGATCCCGCAGGCGGCCGCGCTCATGACGGCCTGCACGACGGCACCCCGCCGCCGGAGTTCGTGGGCGAGCCGCACCGTCTCGACAACGGCGATGCTGCCTGTTACCGCCAGAACAACCGTTTTTCCTTCAAGCCTTTGTCCGCCGCTCATCGAGCACCACGTCATGTACGACATGCCATATATGCGGCCCATATTTCTTTACTTTGCGGGTGGCGACCGATGCGGAGAATCCTGCCGCAGCAGTTGCCGTGTCGATCGCGGCCCCGGCGTCACCGAGGGCGTGGAGATGGAGGACAGTGCCCGGCCCTGCATGGGCCAGGGCGTCGGGGAGGAAGGACGGGGCCTCGAAATGACCCATCACGATCCGGTCGTAGGTGCCGAAGAGGAGGTCGCGGCAGTCGCCACACTCGGGCCCGACCCGCCCATCCAGACCATTTTCCTCCACGTTCCGCCTCAGGTAGCCGAAAGAGACCGGGTTGATCTCCAGTGCATGCACCGACGCTCCGGCTGCGGCCATCGGGAGGGTGAAGTAGCCGATCCCCGCAAACATGTCTGCCACCCTCTCGCCGGGACGCACCGCCCTCCCCATGCGGGCGCGTTCCTCCAGGTTTCCCTGCGCGAACATCACCTCCGCGGGGTTGAGCCAGTAGCAGAGGCCGTTCTCGTGGTTACGGACGGGATGGGGCTCGCCATGGAGCACCTCGACGCCGGGGAGCCGTTTCACTCCGTCGATCGTTCGCAGGTACAGGACGCAGGCAGGGCGACGCCATGCGAGGATCTCCTCCACCTCTGCCGGCGTCGGGCGGGCACCATGGAGGACGGCGGTGTCGCCGATCATCTGGAAGGGGCGGCCGCGGTATGGCTGTCGCTCAGGAAGGTCGAGGTCGGCGGGCCAGCCGTCACGCACCGGCACATACGCGACGCCTCCCTCGACATAGGGGCGGCGACAGGGGTCGGCCCACGCCTCCCGCACTGCCGCGGCGAGGTCGCCAGGGGAGACCTTCCGCACCCGCATGCTCATCCGACAAGGACGAACAGTCTGGTCTCGGGGTCGCGGAGCACCAGGACCGTCCCGCCTTCTTCGGGGTGCAGCCAGGGGACGACCCGGCACTCCACCGCGCCCTGCGTCTTCGGGTCCAGGATACCGACGATGTCGTCGTACAGGTACGCGACAAGAGCAGTCTCGGCCTCGCCGACATTGCCGACAAGCCTTTCCGCTTCATCTTCGGCGATGAACCTGTTCGTGCCGTCCTGGAGGTCGAAGACCTGGAGCTGACCGTGCCCGGTCTGGCGCACTTCGACGTACCGGCCCCTCTGGACGACCACGTCTCCTTTCTGGTACCTCGGCAGGCGGACAAGGAACGTGATCCGAAAGAGCCTCTTCCCCTCCTTCTCGCCGACGAGTTTCGGGTGGGTGGTGAGGCGCCCGCCGAGGGCCGCGGTGATGTCGCTCGCAATTGCCTGCCCCATCTGGTTGGAGCCGACGACGATGTCGAGGCCGTCCTTCGTCTCGTCGATCTTCGAGACAAAGGAGAGGCGGGCCCCGCCTTCCTGGAGGACGTCCTCGGTCTGCTCGGCGATCCGTGCCGCAGTCTCCATTTCACGGCCGCTCAACTTCCGGTCGGTCGCCCGCACCTGGATGATCCCCTCGTAGTACCCGCCGCTGATCCGGTTGCACCGGTCGCACTGCTCCTTGCGCCAGACAATTTTCGTCGTGCACTCTCCCGAGACCGGGACGCCGTACAGGGTGCCTGAGACATCCATACGGGCGATCGTCCGGTTCGGGCTCGGGTCATAGGAGGAGATGACAATCTCCGATCCCCGCACGTCGGCGTGGAGGTGGAGGGCCGAGACCGCGAGTTCCCGGATGAGGGTCTCGCGATCGACCATCGTGTCGCTCCAGGTCTTCCCGTGCTTCTGCGAGTCGCAGACCGGGCAGTAGATGCTCTCCACCCGGGGGTCGCAGATGAGCCACGCGGTTTCCGCGGCACGGCACTCCCTGCAGAGCCCGACAGAGGGCTTTCCGCAGCGGGGGCAGACACTTGGCAGTATGTCGACCATTGTTCTAGACCGCAATGATAAGGGCGTGCGGGACGCCGCAGATGGTCATAAAGGTGTTCTCGGAAACCAGTCCCATCGCGACGGCGATGCCGACCGATTCCTTTCCGATCAGGTTTGCGTTGGCGGTGTGGCTGAGGGCGGCACGCACATCATCCCCGGTGGCGTGCGTCGTTCCGTAGAAATCCCCGTTGATGCAGATGCAGAGATCACCGTCGCGGAGGGTGGTGTTGAGCAGGTCGTCGTCGCAGACCGCCACCACCTCGCCACTGGGTGTCCGGTGGATCTTGAGGTACATTGTGTACTGTATTGGCGGGGTCGGATAAAAAAGGGAGGCTGGAGTCAGAGGGTGATCTCGACGCCATACACGGCGGCGGGTGTTTCGGCGTGGATCCGCCAGGCGTCGTCTTCAGTGATCGCACCGGTCTCAAGGAGGTGGCGTGTGACCCTCGGCACGGATTTCGGGCCGAGGACGGCACCGGGCCTGCTGTTCTCGTCCATATAGTCTGTCTCCAGGGTGAAGCGCCGGCCTGCCCTTGCCATATCCGCGAGCCCTTCCTGCTTTGCAAGGAAAGAGGGCATGAGAGGTGTGTCGGGGGTGGCATAGTGCTTGACGACCCGGCCGGGGTCCATGCCTGCCTTCTTCGCGAGGTCGACGATGTCGGCGCACGGCCCGCTCTCGGCGTGGACCTGGAGGGCGCACCCGAGGTCGGCCGCGAGTTCGAGGGCATGGACGAGCACCCGCTCCGAGGCGGCGGCGACGTCCCCGGTGACAGGGAAGTGGGGGCGGCCGCTCTTCAGGCCGACGGCCCGGCCTCCGGCGACGAGGCGGGAGGCGACGTCGAGGCCGGCGCAGGCGAGCGCCTCCGCGGCCGGAAGGCCGAGGCGGTCGGCGTACTTCAGTACCTCGATCGGATGGACGCCGAGGATGGGGAAGACGGTGATCCCGGCGCCTGTCCTGACGAGGTCGGCGATCCGCAGGGTCTCCTCGAAGGAGGCGGCGAAGTCGTCGGCGGTCGTCGGGCAGATGCCGAGGGAGTAGGCGGGCAGGGAGACGTAGAAGACGTGCGTCCCGCCGGCCCTCTTGAAGTCCTTCGCCGCCTCCACGCCCCGGCCCCGGTGGGGATTGAAGTGGATGTGGTCGTCGGTGATCGGGGTTTCAGGGAGTTTCATCGATGGACCTGATGGACATGAGGGGGTACTCGCCGGTGTATGCGAGGGCGGCGACGCACCGGGCCTTCCCGTAGACGGTGGTGATCTCCGCGGAGAACATCGCACCGGTGAGTTCCGAGTAGCCGAAGGGGTTCTCGGTCATGAGGTCGCGGTTCAGCCGCACCCTGATCGCCGTCACATACGGCTGGAGGCCGACAGCCCCTTCGATCGCTGTCTCGACGCTCGACGCCGTCGCTCGCGAGATCGGGGTGCCGACCCACTGGTGGTACAGGGCGCCGAGTTTGATCCCGGCCTCGAAGACCGCCTGTTCACGATCCGAAATCATGGAGAAGAATGGGAGGGGAGGGGGGATGAGAGTTTCGACCGGGGCAGGTGAGGAGGGACCCGGAGAAATCCCCCGACGCACCAGCGGCGGGGAATGGGGTGCAGACGCCTGCCCCGCCTGCCCCGCCTCCCCGACGACGCACCTGTCGAGTGCCGTGATCATGCGGTGCAGTTCGCCGGCGATGCCGTCCAGCCCGGCGGCGGCGATATCTGCGGCGACAAGTGCGGTGTGGACGGCGCGGGAGGCAGGTATGGCCACCGCCGCATCGCCGGGGACCCCGCAGGTGTCCAGCACCCGGAGAAGTTCTTTCCTGACCTGCACGACGGAGTCCTCAATGGTGCGGCGCTCTGAGGGGGTGATGTCGGATACGTACCGGGGAAACGCCGCCCCGGACTCCGTGGCGTGCAGGACACTCTCGATATCGCAGAGAAGGCTGTCGATATGGCGGCAGGTGACACGGAGGCGGCGTGCCTGATCTTTGTTCAGAGGGAGGCGTTCAGGAGGCATGGCAGACCTCATCGCAGAACCGCCATTTACCACATGCCCCACATGGCGTCGCAGTACAGGGCGTCGGTTTCGTCGCACAGGCGTGTGACCTCCTCGGTGAGGGCGGCGAGTTCTTCCTCCGCGTCGAAACCTGCGGCGATCTTCCAGCGGGTCTCGTCGATCCGGGCAAGGATCTCGCCTTTCAGGGCAACGATCATCGAGGTCATTGCATCTCCTCCCGGCCGTCGGCGAGCAGGAGAGTCCTGACCGCCATCCATGTCGTCTCCAGGGTCGCCGTGCCCCCGAAGACCGAGCGGGAGAACCCGCCGGAGGGCGTCAGGCACCTGAGGACGAAAGTTCCGGCCGCAGGGGAGGGTGAGATGCCCAGGACCCGTGCGGCGGCGACGCCGGCGGCGACGTGCTCCAAGTAGGCGGGCGAGGTGCCGGGCACGTTCACGTAGCCGTACTCCGGGTGCGTACACCTCTGAAGGAAGGCCGCCGCCTCTTTGCCGTCGGGAAAAGCACCGAGGGCGGTGCAGATGGCCATGGCGTGAAATGCCTCGACAAGTGTGGGGTATCCGCCATCCGGCGTGCGCGACGCGCGGACAGCCGCGAGAAGGCCGGACCTGACCTGCGGCGGGACAGCGATCCCGAGGCTCCGGCAGAGGTGCGCATAGAGGTACTGGCGGGTGAGCGCGCTCTCCGACTCCACCGGTTTCTCCGCTCCAGATAGCGCAGGTGCGGCCGACCGTATCCAGGGAAGGGGGTCATGCCGGGGCGGGGTGCCAAGGGCCGCAAGGGCGAGGAGAGCATAATACCCGGTCCCAAAGAACTGGTACGACCCGTCTTCCTGCTGGCGGGTGCGCAACCATCGGGCGGTCGCCGGGTCGCCGGTCCCGGCACCGAGGGTACGGAGGGTGTCGAGTGCAAAGAAGGTGTCCGCAACATTTGGTTCGTTCAGGCGGTAGAAACAGTAGCCACCGTCCGGGCAGCGCCGGTCGGCGATATAACGGATGTAGGGTTCGGTGATAGCGTTCTCGGTCATACGGCAGAGTCCATGCAGAAGTCATCAGCCCTGGTGGGGCGGTTGACGGCGGACTTCATCGCCTGTACGCAGTTTTTGATCACATCACTCTGGACACGCCGTCGACATTAGTTTTTCCACGCCGTGGAGAGAATGCACCGGCGGTCGGGAGAAAAAAAAGAGGGGCTGAGGACTGAAATACCCGGCCTTCAGATGATGATGGCCGGAGTCTTCTCGTCCTTCTCGTCGTCGAAGTCGGTGACGGCCGCTTCGGTGGTGAGGAGCATCCCCGCGATGGATGCGGCGTTCTGCAGACCGCTCCGCACGACCTTCGTCGGGTCGAGGACACCGGCGGCGACGAGGTCTTCGAAGCAGTCCTTCTTGGCGTTGTAGCCGACATTCGGATTTGCCTCGGCCCGGACCCGTGCGACGACCTCGGCGCCTTCGACACCGGCGTTCGCCGCGATCTGCCTGAGGGGTTCTTCCAGGGCACGCCTGACGATGCTCGCACCGATCGTCTGGTCGCCTTCAAGGTTCAGACCGTCGAGTGCTTTCTGCGCCCTGAAGAGGGTGACACCGCCGCCCGCAACGACGCCTTCCTCGACTGCCGCCCTGGTGGCGTTGAGGGCGTCGTCGATCCGCATCTTCGTCTCCTTCTGCTCGGTCTCGGTTGCGGCCCCGACCCTGATCACGGCCACGCCGCCGCCGAGTTTGGCGAGACGCTTCTGGAGGTTCTTCTTGCGGTATTCGGTGTCGGCGATCTTGATCCTGGACTCAAGGAGCGCCTCCCTCTCCTCGATCGCAGACTTCGCACCCTTCCCGCCGACGATCACGGTCTTGTCGTGGTCGATCCTGACGTTCCGGGCATGGCCGAGCATATCGTCGGTGAAGTCTTCGAGTTTCAGCCCCTTCGCCTCGGAGATGACCGTCGCACCGGTAAGCACGGCGATATCGTCGAGGACAGCGTTCTTCTCCTCGCCGAACCCCGGGGCCTTCACGGCGCAGACTTTCAGGGCGCCGCGGATGATATTGAGGATCAGGGCGGCCTGGGCGTCGCCGTCAACGTCGTCGGCGATGATCAGGAGGGGCTTGCCCTCGGACGCCGCCATCTCCAGGGCCGGGACGATCTGCTTGACAGTCGAGATCTTCCGGTCGGTGATGAGGACGGCCGGGTCTTCGAACTCGCAGACCATCTGTTCCTGGTCGGTGACCATGTACGGCGAGATGTAGCCGCGGGCGAACTGCATGCCCTCCTCGACAGTGAGGGTGGTCTCCATCGTCTTTGAGTTCTCGACGGAGATGACGCCGTTGTAACCGACCTTCTCCATGGCGTCGGCGATGAGGGCGCCGATCTCCTCGTCGTTGTTGGCGGAGACTGTGGCGACCTGGACGATCTTCTCCTTATCGTTCACCGGGATGCTCTGCTTCTTGAGTCCGTCGACGACAGAGGAGACCGCACGGTCGATGCCGCGCTTCACATCGACGGGGTTCGCGCCGGCGGCGATGTTTTTCATCCCCTCGGCGAGCATCGCCTGCGCGAGGATCGTCGCGGTGGTGGTGCCGTCGCCGGTGGTGTCCTGGGTCTTCGAGGCGACTTCCTTCACGAGTTTCGCCCCCATATTCTCGAAGCGGTCGCGGAGGGTGATCTCCTTCGCGATGGTCACGCCGTCGTTGGTGACGAGGGGCCTGCTGCCCCGGTCGAGGACGACGTTGCGCCCCTTCGGGCCGAGTGTGATCTTGACGGTGTCAGCGACCTTGTTGACGCCGGCGAGGAGGGCCTTCCTCGCATCTTCCCTGAACATGATCTGTTTGCTTGATGATGTCATAGACGCTCACTCCACCTTCGCAAGAATGTCTTTCCACCCGACAAAGAGGTGCTTCTCGCCGTCGATCTCAATCTCTTCGGCCGAATAGCCTCCGTAGATGACATGGTCCCCGGCGGCGACGGGGAGAGGGCGTCCGTCTTCAAAGGTACCGACAGCAACGACTGTCCCTTCTTTCCGCTTCTCCCGTGCAGAGTCAGGGAGATATATCCCGGTTATCGTCTTTTCCTCGGACCTCTCCTGTTTCATGAGAACTCTCTCACCGATAGGCTGAATTTTTGTCATTCTATCACTTCAGGGATCCGTGTTGAAGGATCGATTAATACTGTGGTTTGCAGTTCTATATATATGTGTCGCATTTACGTTGAAATGATATCAATTTACTATATATGATATCGGTTCAAACGGGATGGTACATGTTCTTCAGGGTGTTACCATGATCGACCAGCGCATCTCCCTCAGGGCCGTCGAAAGGCCGCAGGTACCGGGGACAGAAGAGAAATTTTCGTGGTTCTGCGAGAGTCTCGGCCTCACCCACGGGCGCGACCTCGACACGACGGCAGAGAGGGTCGTCCTCCAGATCCTGGAGGAGGTCGCGGAGGAACCCGGCGTCTCGTCGGCGAGGATCGCGGAGAAACTTGCGGTCACGCCGGCGCGGGTGAACCACCACGTGCGAAACCTCGTCGCCACCGGCCTCCTGTACCGCAGAAAAAAACTCATTTACCTGCGGGGCGGGAGTCTTGCGGCCGCGGTCGTGGAGATGAAGAAGGATGCCGACCGGATCTTCGACGAACTCGTTGCGGTTGCGGAGGTCCTCGACAGGGAAATAGTTCGACACTGATAGAGGGTCATGAGAAGGTTTCGACCGACGCCGAGACCCGCACCATTTCGTCCTCCCCGGCGACGCCGGTGAGCGTGAACCTGGTCTCTCCCTCCGTCCAGACGAGGATGTCGGACCCATTGTCCCGGTACAGTCGTCCGGAAAAATTCCCGGCAGGCACCTCTTCAGGCGTGCCGCGGGGAGGGGCAGGGTCAGGGAGGTCGGCGGGACGGGCAACGAGGGTGAGGGTGTCCCCGGCGATGTCCGTGAAGGTGAGCACCGCATACCTGCCGGGCAGGAGAGCCCCCTCGCGGAAGGCATAGCCCGGAGGGAGGTACGAGGGGACTGGCACCTCTTCGGGGATCTCGGCACGCTCGAAGAAGACCATCGGCGTGACAGCAACGGTCTGCGCCAGCGTCACGTCCGTCCCTGGCGGCGGGACGAAGGAGAAAGTGCCGGGCGGGACCTCAGGGTCGGCGACCATGTCCTTGAAGGTGAACCGCACCAGTTCCCGCCCGTCCCGGCCATAGAAGGTCGCACCGACAAGGACGCCGGTTTTTGCATCGGCCGACGCCCTGATCCGGTACACAGGGTCCCTGAAGCGGGTCGGAGCCTCGCCGAGGGACTCGTTCCCTGCGATCCCGACGACCCTGACGGTGCGGCCGTCTTCTGTTTCCATGCCCTCGTACGTGAGGTCCCCCTTTTCATAGGCACCTTCGAGCACTCTCCGTGCCTCGAAGACATTCCAGATCAACCAGGTACGCTCGTCCAGGACGGTGCCCCTGTATTCTGATGGGACCACCGAGATCTCTCCCTCGACCGGGTCGGAGGTCCAGAAGCGACGACCGTCGTCGGTGAAAAGGGTGCCGTCGGGGAATGTGGCACGGAAACGTCCGTCCCCGGCGACGACCATGGCGATGGTGACGATGGCGCCCTCACTCTCGACCGTGACGTTTGCAGACCAGTTCTCCGGGACGACCGGGGGCGCGGCATCCCCGACGCATCCTGCGGCAAGGACTGTCGGCAGGAGGAGGAGAAACAGATACTCAGGCCGCATGGCCGTCACCTCCCGGGAAGGCGTATGCCGTCGCCTTCAGGAGGTCGTCGCGGAGGAAGGCGGTGAGGAAGGGGCGGACGTCGCCCGGTCTCAGGAACGTGACCGGACAGACAGTCGTCTCCGCAGGAAAGGCGACAGAATCAAAGGCTCGAAAAGACCCATTCTCCAGCAGGGCGACCTCGCGGTCATAGGTCTTCTCTTTCCGCGCCGGTCCGGCCCGGATCAGGAGTGAGTCATCGACAGCGTTGAGTTTGTCCAGGGCGCTGAGGAGAAGGAGAGGATGGAGACCGGGGCCTGCGGGAGCGGCAGGAGAGAGAGACGTCTCCATGCCGGGGTTCTGTTGCCATGCGACCGCATAACTCATCGGCGTCCCTTCCCTGTCGCGCCCCTGGAACCTGAGGGTGACCGTCTCGGGAACGCCACGGTCCGTCCTGATCTCCAGGCCGGAGAGGACGGTCGTCTCGTTCACGCAGTCGAGGCGGCCCATCGCCTCCTCCCAGAGGGAGGAGAGGGAGACGCCGGGCGATGCAGCCTCCTCCGAGGGCCCGATCCCCGATGCAATGGCAAAGAGAAGGAGGAGAGCGCCATAGACCAGCACGACGACCACGGCAACCGCGAATGCCGCGGGCCTCATCATACAGGCACCCACTCCCCGCTCTCGCCCGGATCTCCGGGTTGGTATCTGCTGACAGTCGCCGTCACCGTTACTGGCCCGGCCCCTGCCGGCACGGTCTCGTCGACTCCGGTCAGGTAATAGTCTTCGGGTATGCCATGGTAGAGGCCACCGCCGGTGGAGAGTCTGAGGTCGAAGGAGACCTGCGCCGGCGCCGCAAGGCCGTCGACCGCCACCACCGTCAGGTAACCGCTGTCGACCTCCCCAACGACCGGCGAGAGGTGTTCCCGCAGCGGGCGGTGCGTCCCGTTGATCTCCGTCTCGAAACGGTAAAACCCGGCGTCGATGTCTGTGAGGTTCTCCTCGTTCGTGGTGAAGGCGAGCATGTCGCCGCGGTCTGTCCCGGTGATCGCCGTCGTCCAGGCGCCGAAGGTCTGGTTTTCAAGAGAGGACGCGGGGTAGAGGAGTTCCTCGTCGGTCACTGGCAGGGGGACGAGGACTGTCGTGGCCACGGTGCCGGTGTGGCCTGCAAGCCCGGTGATGGCGACGGTGTAGGCGAGAGAACCGGGGTGCACCTCGGGCCATGCGGCGAGGAGGAGGACGCCTGAGTATGCGGCGACGCAGAGAACGACACCGACGAAAAGGGAGACAGCGATCAGACGCACCGGTTGTCCCTGCCTGTATGCGAGCACGGCAAGGACCGCCGCCGCACCGCTCCCGCAGAGGAGGGAGAATTGTGCGGCGGCAGGGAGAGCGCCCGCGAAAAAGAGGAGGTAGCCGAGAGC
This window of the Methanofollis ethanolicus genome carries:
- a CDS encoding winged helix-turn-helix transcriptional regulator, with the translated sequence MVHVLQGVTMIDQRISLRAVERPQVPGTEEKFSWFCESLGLTHGRDLDTTAERVVLQILEEVAEEPGVSSARIAEKLAVTPARVNHHVRNLVATGLLYRRKKLIYLRGGSLAAAVVEMKKDADRIFDELVAVAEVLDREIVRH
- a CDS encoding TatD family hydrolase → MKLPETPITDDHIHFNPHRGRGVEAAKDFKRAGGTHVFYVSLPAYSLGICPTTADDFAASFEETLRIADLVRTGAGITVFPILGVHPIEVLKYADRLGLPAAEALACAGLDVASRLVAGGRAVGLKSGRPHFPVTGDVAAASERVLVHALELAADLGCALQVHAESGPCADIVDLAKKAGMDPGRVVKHYATPDTPLMPSFLAKQEGLADMARAGRRFTLETDYMDENSRPGAVLGPKSVPRVTRHLLETGAITEDDAWRIHAETPAAVYGVEITL
- a CDS encoding 60S ribosomal export protein NMD3, which encodes MVDILPSVCPRCGKPSVGLCRECRAAETAWLICDPRVESIYCPVCDSQKHGKTWSDTMVDRETLIRELAVSALHLHADVRGSEIVISSYDPSPNRTIARMDVSGTLYGVPVSGECTTKIVWRKEQCDRCNRISGGYYEGIIQVRATDRKLSGREMETAARIAEQTEDVLQEGGARLSFVSKIDETKDGLDIVVGSNQMGQAIASDITAALGGRLTTHPKLVGEKEGKRLFRITFLVRLPRYQKGDVVVQRGRYVEVRQTGHGQLQVFDLQDGTNRFIAEDEAERLVGNVGEAETALVAYLYDDIVGILDPKTQGAVECRVVPWLHPEEGGTVLVLRDPETRLFVLVG
- a CDS encoding DUF424 domain-containing protein, whose amino-acid sequence is MYLKIHRTPSGEVVAVCDDDLLNTTLRDGDLCICINGDFYGTTHATGDDVRAALSHTANANLIGKESVGIAVAMGLVSENTFMTICGVPHALIIAV
- the groL gene encoding chaperonin GroEL (60 kDa chaperone family; promotes refolding of misfolded polypeptides especially under stressful conditions; forms two stacked rings of heptamers to form a barrel-shaped 14mer; ends can be capped by GroES; misfolded proteins enter the barrel where they are refolded when GroES binds), encoding MTSSSKQIMFREDARKALLAGVNKVADTVKITLGPKGRNVVLDRGSRPLVTNDGVTIAKEITLRDRFENMGAKLVKEVASKTQDTTGDGTTTATILAQAMLAEGMKNIAAGANPVDVKRGIDRAVSSVVDGLKKQSIPVNDKEKIVQVATVSANNDEEIGALIADAMEKVGYNGVISVENSKTMETTLTVEEGMQFARGYISPYMVTDQEQMVCEFEDPAVLITDRKISTVKQIVPALEMAASEGKPLLIIADDVDGDAQAALILNIIRGALKVCAVKAPGFGEEKNAVLDDIAVLTGATVISEAKGLKLEDFTDDMLGHARNVRIDHDKTVIVGGKGAKSAIEEREALLESRIKIADTEYRKKNLQKRLAKLGGGVAVIRVGAATETEQKETKMRIDDALNATRAAVEEGVVAGGGVTLFRAQKALDGLNLEGDQTIGASIVRRALEEPLRQIAANAGVEGAEVVARVRAEANPNVGYNAKKDCFEDLVAAGVLDPTKVVRSGLQNAASIAGMLLTTEAAVTDFDDEKDEKTPAIII
- the coaBC gene encoding bifunctional phosphopantothenoylcysteine decarboxylase/phosphopantothenate--cysteine ligase CoaBC; the encoded protein is MSGGQRLEGKTVVLAVTGSIAVVETVRLAHELRRRGAVVQAVMSAAACGIVHPDALTYATGREAITRCTGMVEHVLYCGEGGCADLLLVAPCTANTIGKIAHGIDDTPVTTFATTALGRGMPVVVVPAMHESMYRHPGVVENLAKLESWGIDVVPPRIEEEKAKIAGIEEIALHVERALLGRPLAGKRVVITSGACAEPVDDVRVLTTRSTGQMGRALALEAYRLGASVTVVHAGHVPCVENVHVETAGEMMEAVLAGVGKGADYYLSAAAVSDFAPARAAGKIPSGAPVEIALRPLPKVLDAVLRIFSGTVVAFKLGWDEEARAAAMLDAGVAMVVVNTPPAMGAAGGEFVLMRKDSRRTVTGTKEEVAEAIWSALL
- a CDS encoding outer membrane lipoprotein-sorting protein, with protein sequence MRPEYLFLLLLPTVLAAGCVGDAAPPVVPENWSANVTVESEGAIVTIAMVVAGDGRFRATFPDGTLFTDDGRRFWTSDPVEGEISVVPSEYRGTVLDERTWLIWNVFEARRVLEGAYEKGDLTYEGMETEDGRTVRVVGIAGNESLGEAPTRFRDPVYRIRASADAKTGVLVGATFYGRDGRELVRFTFKDMVADPEVPPGTFSFVPPPGTDVTLAQTVAVTPMVFFERAEIPEEVPVPSYLPPGYAFREGALLPGRYAVLTFTDIAGDTLTLVARPADLPDPAPPRGTPEEVPAGNFSGRLYRDNGSDILVWTEGETRFTLTGVAGEDEMVRVSASVETFS
- a CDS encoding class I SAM-dependent methyltransferase; its protein translation is MRVRKVSPGDLAAAVREAWADPCRRPYVEGGVAYVPVRDGWPADLDLPERQPYRGRPFQMIGDTAVLHGARPTPAEVEEILAWRRPACVLYLRTIDGVKRLPGVEVLHGEPHPVRNHENGLCYWLNPAEVMFAQGNLEERARMGRAVRPGERVADMFAGIGYFTLPMAAAGASVHALEINPVSFGYLRRNVEENGLDGRVGPECGDCRDLLFGTYDRIVMGHFEAPSFLPDALAHAGPGTVLHLHALGDAGAAIDTATAAAGFSASVATRKVKKYGPHIWHVVHDVVLDERRTKA
- a CDS encoding prenyltransferase/squalene oxidase repeat-containing protein, with the translated sequence MTENAITEPYIRYIADRRCPDGGYCFYRLNEPNVADTFFALDTLRTLGAGTGDPATARWLRTRQQEDGSYQFFGTGYYALLALAALGTPPRHDPLPWIRSAAPALSGAEKPVESESALTRQYLYAHLCRSLGIAVPPQVRSGLLAAVRASRTPDGGYPTLVEAFHAMAICTALGAFPDGKEAAAFLQRCTHPEYGYVNVPGTSPAYLEHVAAGVAAARVLGISPSPAAGTFVLRCLTPSGGFSRSVFGGTATLETTWMAVRTLLLADGREEMQ
- a CDS encoding dihydroneopterin aldolase family protein, giving the protein MISDREQAVFEAGIKLGALYHQWVGTPISRATASSVETAIEGAVGLQPYVTAIRVRLNRDLMTENPFGYSELTGAMFSAEITTVYGKARCVAALAYTGEYPLMSIRSIDETP
- the groES gene encoding co-chaperone GroES, which translates into the protein MTKIQPIGERVLMKQERSEEKTITGIYLPDSAREKRKEGTVVAVGTFEDGRPLPVAAGDHVIYGGYSAEEIEIDGEKHLFVGWKDILAKVE